CCAGATCCGCAGGCACCGGCCCGGCCTCGTCCTCACCGAGGACCCGGCCATGAACGCCTTCGACAGCTTCTACGGCTACCACAGCGACCACCGGGCCGTGGGCCTCGCCGCCTTCGAATCGCTCTACCCCGCGGCGGGAAACGAGAACTACTTTCCCGAACTCCTCGCGGAGGGGTTCGCCCCCTTCGTTCCCGGGGAAGCTTATTTCCAGCACGGCCAGGAGCAGGCCAACATCTGGGTGGACATCAGCGAGACGTTCGAGCTCAAGTTGCAGGCCCTTGCCTGCCACAAGAGCCAGGTTGGGGACATCGAAGAGCTCCGGCCCAAGATGCGCGAATGGGCCGAGCGGAACGGGGAAAAAGCGGGGTTCCCACTGGCCGAGACGTTCCGGAGCCTCGAAATTCCGAGGTAGCGGCGCCCTGCGCAAATTCCATCTCCTCCCCAAATTCCATATAATGGCCCGCAACGCGCACCGCAAAGCATCTACCTGAATCCGAAAGGAACATATATGTACGGCTATCAAGGGAAGATTCTCCACGTTGACCTCACCGCCCGCACAAGCCGCGTCGAGGAGTTCGGCGATGACTTCGCCCGCAAATATCTCGGCGGCAACGGCTTCGCCGCCCGCATTCTCTGGGATCACCTCAGGCCCGGGATCGATCCGCTGTCGCCGGAAAACGTTATCGCCCTCGCCGTCGGCCCCTGCACCGACACCGCCGTGCCGAGCGCGAGCCGGGCCTGCATTGCCTCGAAGAGCCCGCTCACCAATCTTTTCTTCGACAGCACCTTCGGCGGCTCCTGGCCCATCAGCCTGAAACGATCGGGCTACGATGCCATCGTTTTTCATGGAAAGGCCAGCGGTCTGGTTTACCTCTCTATCAACGACGGGAAAGCCGCCATTCGCGACGCGGCGGACTTGAAGGGAAAATGGATTCGGGAGACCTGCGACACCATCTCCGAGAAAGAGGGCAAGGCGGACGTGCTCGCCATCGGCCCCGCCGGGGAGAACATGGTCCGCTACGCGGCCCTCGCCCACACCTGGCGGAAAAGCCGGGACGGCATCAGCGGCCGGGGCGGCATGGCGGCCGTCTTCGGCAGCAAGAACCTCAAGGCCATCGCCGTGGGCGGAAAGGCCAAAACCGGGGTCGCGGACGCGAAGGGGCTACGGGAGTTCGTGAACGCCTCGGCCGAGGGCATCCGCACCGGGACCGCCGCCCTGAAGAAGTACGGCACCCCGATTCTCGTCAACATGATCAACAAGATGGGCGCCCTGGGCACCAATAACCTCCAGAAGGAAGTCTTCGGCAACTGCGAGCCCATCAGCGGCGAAACCATGCTGGCGAACTATCTCGACAAGGACACCACCTGCCTCAAGTGCTCGGTGGCCTGCGGGAAAAACTACAAGATGAAGGGCGGCAAGTACGACGGCCTTGTATGGAAAATGCCCGAGTACGAATCCATCTACGCGCTGGGCACCATGCTGGGCATTGATGATCCGGGCGCCCTCCTCCAGGCCAACATGCTCTGCGATGAGCTGGGCCTCGACACGGTTTCCATGGGGGTCACCCTCTCCCTCGCCTTCGAGTGCTTCGAGAAGGGGCTGCTGAAAA
Above is a window of bacterium DNA encoding:
- a CDS encoding PIG-L family deacetylase, whose translation is MDHEKILVIVAHPDDIDFVCAGTVARWTREGREVAYCICTSGEKGFTGEGAEKISPGERREIREAEQRAAAAVLGVRDVTFLRQPDGELANTGGLRQEIVRQIRRHRPGLVLTEDPAMNAFDSFYGYHSDHRAVGLAAFESLYPAAGNENYFPELLAEGFAPFVPGEAYFQHGQEQANIWVDISETFELKLQALACHKSQVGDIEELRPKMREWAERNGEKAGFPLAETFRSLEIPR
- a CDS encoding aldehyde ferredoxin oxidoreductase family protein; the encoded protein is MYGYQGKILHVDLTARTSRVEEFGDDFARKYLGGNGFAARILWDHLRPGIDPLSPENVIALAVGPCTDTAVPSASRACIASKSPLTNLFFDSTFGGSWPISLKRSGYDAIVFHGKASGLVYLSINDGKAAIRDAADLKGKWIRETCDTISEKEGKADVLAIGPAGENMVRYAALAHTWRKSRDGISGRGGMAAVFGSKNLKAIAVGGKAKTGVADAKGLREFVNASAEGIRTGTAALKKYGTPILVNMINKMGALGTNNLQKEVFGNCEPISGETMLANYLDKDTTCLKCSVACGKNYKMKGGKYDGLVWKMPEYESIYALGTMLGIDDPGALLQANMLCDELGLDTVSMGVTLSLAFECFEKGLLKSADTGHELQWGDADLMVQLLEDTAHRRGFGADLAEGGLRLAEKIGGNAAEMLYAARGLELPAHSARALKGMSIGYATGTRGGSHHDTRPTLQYASDHDNTKTEGKPEFAMRTQNFTALGDSITQCRFTGERGFGAMINEKYATMLNLVTGWDTTEAELEATGARICNLERAFQVREGVTRQDDMLPHRVMHEPIPDGPHKGMYCPPDELEKMKDEYYALRGWDEQGIPRAETLEKLGLEDVADQISF